The stretch of DNA TGGCAGCCGTCACGCTGGGTCGATGACTTCGGCGCGGATTACGTCACCGCGCCGGGTGAGGTGAAGACCGTGACCCTGGCCGATCAAAGCCAGGTCACCCTGGACGCCGACAGTGCGATCGCAGTGGATTTCAAGCATGGCGAGCGCCATATCCAGCTACGCCGTGGCGCCGGTTTTTTCAGTGTGACCCACACTGGCGAATCCTTTGTGGTCGAGGCCGGCAGCGGCGAAGCACGGGTGCTCGGCACGCAGTTTGAGGTGCGCCTGCAACCGGCAGGTGCGCAGGTGACGGTGTTGTCCGGTCGGGTTGGGGTAACGCCGTCGAAGTATGCTCAGCAACAGATTCTGACGGCCGGCCAGCAAGTGGCCTATGCCGACGGTGTCGCCGATGAGCTGCACGCGGTCGACAGCGAGTCGCGCCTGGCCTGGCGCGATGGTTGGCTCAACTACTACAAGGCGCCGCTGGCCGATGTGGTGCAAGACCTCGGCCGCTACTATCCGGGGCGCATTCTGCTGCTCAACGAAGACCTCGGCGCCCGGCGTGTCAGCGGCAGTTTCCCGAGCAAGGACCCCCAGGCGGTGCTCAATGCGTTGCAGGCGGTCTTGGGGTTTGAACAACACTCGCTGCTCGGTCGGATGATCGTATTGCGCTAGATACAG from Pseudomonas sp. NC02 encodes:
- a CDS encoding FecR family protein — its product is MNATARVTPTPDQEQAALAWLSLLHDQPSSGDQATFSRWLRADPAHVEAYAQAQVLWELSEVPARTLADEDALALQGYLNAMNTSKRSSVRRWSGALAMAACLLVMISMGAGWQPSRWVDDFGADYVTAPGEVKTVTLADQSQVTLDADSAIAVDFKHGERHIQLRRGAGFFSVTHTGESFVVEAGSGEARVLGTQFEVRLQPAGAQVTVLSGRVGVTPSKYAQQQILTAGQQVAYADGVADELHAVDSESRLAWRDGWLNYYKAPLADVVQDLGRYYPGRILLLNEDLGARRVSGSFPSKDPQAVLNALQAVLGFEQHSLLGRMIVLR